The proteins below are encoded in one region of Microbispora sp. NBC_01189:
- a CDS encoding PP2C family protein-serine/threonine phosphatase, giving the protein MTSRPAPLISPRLRAILARVPLLVPLVRFVRKVWSKDRYLLIALVAVTAIIGVLDAEVSAYWFSPSLLILVTLIGGLQLRLRSLAVLLCVVAASLAYMGSTRGVLAVGPGLLITMGFTAALAWTMARTRGKLGVQGLRGDAMLLELRDRLKRQSELPPLPKDWGGKVVLKQAGGSSFGGDFVVSMREGDRVQLAVVDVSGKGVDAGTRALMLSGTFGGLLGSVDDFLASCNSYLHRQIGDEGFVTAVHLTLDLSTGEYTITSAGHPPVVRFDSGSGTWRVSTAKGVVLGVVPDLACETDSGVLRKGDALMLYTDGLIEQPGRDIDAGLDRLLGEAERLLPSGFRDKARQLVQAMSSGHNDDCALVLIWRP; this is encoded by the coding sequence ATGACTTCCCGTCCGGCGCCGCTGATCTCTCCACGGCTGCGCGCCATCCTGGCGCGTGTGCCGCTCCTGGTGCCGTTGGTCCGTTTTGTCAGGAAAGTGTGGTCGAAGGACCGATACCTCCTGATCGCCCTCGTCGCGGTCACCGCGATCATCGGTGTGCTCGACGCGGAGGTCTCCGCGTACTGGTTCTCGCCGTCGCTGCTGATCCTCGTCACGCTGATCGGCGGCCTCCAGCTCCGCCTGCGCAGCCTGGCCGTCCTGCTGTGCGTGGTCGCGGCGTCCCTGGCCTACATGGGATCGACCAGGGGAGTGCTCGCCGTCGGGCCGGGCCTGCTGATCACGATGGGCTTCACCGCCGCGCTCGCGTGGACGATGGCGCGGACGCGGGGCAAGCTCGGCGTGCAGGGCCTGCGCGGCGACGCGATGCTGCTGGAGCTGCGCGACCGGCTCAAGCGGCAGAGCGAGCTGCCGCCGCTGCCCAAGGACTGGGGCGGCAAGGTCGTGCTCAAACAGGCCGGAGGCTCGTCCTTCGGCGGCGACTTCGTCGTCTCCATGCGCGAGGGCGACCGGGTCCAGCTCGCCGTCGTCGACGTGTCGGGCAAGGGCGTCGACGCCGGCACCCGCGCGCTCATGCTCTCGGGCACGTTCGGCGGGCTGCTCGGCTCGGTGGACGACTTCCTGGCCTCCTGCAACTCCTACCTCCACCGCCAGATCGGCGACGAGGGGTTCGTCACGGCCGTCCACCTGACGCTCGACCTGTCGACGGGGGAGTACACGATCACCTCCGCCGGGCACCCACCGGTGGTCCGGTTCGACTCCGGGTCGGGCACCTGGCGGGTGTCCACGGCCAAGGGGGTCGTGCTCGGAGTCGTGCCCGACCTGGCCTGCGAGACCGACAGCGGCGTGCTGCGCAAGGGTGACGCGCTCATGCTGTACACCGACGGGCTGATCGAGCAGCCCGGCCGGGACATCGACGCCGGGCTCGACCGGCTGCTGGGGGAGGCCGAGCGGCTGCTGCCCTCGGGCTTCCGGGACAAGGCGCGGCAGCTCGTGCAGGCCATGTCGTCCGGTCACAACGACGACTGCGCGCTCGTCCTCATCTGGCGCCCCTGA
- a CDS encoding response regulator transcription factor produces the protein MIRILVAEHLPLVRRGLVASLEGESDLTVVADVASGEDIVPAALDVRPDAAVIDADLPGADGAGLAARLVEKAPRCRVMLLSAQPNPGHLKRAFAAGALGYLSIEVGPEQLADGIRRITAGRRVVDSELAVAALEAAECPLTPREHEVLRLAAGGARSKEIAAELGLSAGTVRNHLSRVLVKTGARNRVDAVRIATEYGWL, from the coding sequence TTGATCCGGATCCTGGTGGCCGAACACCTTCCGTTGGTGCGGCGAGGCCTGGTCGCCTCCCTCGAAGGGGAGAGCGACCTGACGGTGGTCGCGGACGTCGCGTCCGGTGAGGACATCGTGCCCGCCGCCCTCGACGTACGGCCCGACGCCGCCGTCATCGACGCGGACCTGCCGGGCGCGGACGGGGCGGGACTGGCCGCACGGCTCGTCGAGAAGGCGCCCAGATGCCGGGTGATGCTGCTGTCGGCCCAGCCGAATCCCGGCCACCTCAAGCGGGCCTTCGCGGCCGGGGCCCTCGGCTACCTGAGCATCGAGGTGGGCCCCGAGCAGCTCGCCGACGGCATACGGCGGATCACCGCCGGGCGCCGGGTCGTCGACTCCGAGCTCGCGGTCGCGGCCCTGGAGGCCGCCGAATGCCCCCTCACGCCCCGCGAGCACGAGGTGCTGCGTCTCGCCGCGGGCGGCGCGCGCTCGAAGGAGATCGCCGCCGAGCTGGGCCTGTCCGCCGGCACGGTGCGCAACCACCTGTCTCGCGTGCTGGTGAAGACCGGGGCGCGCAACCGGGTGGACGCCGTCCGCATCGCCACCGAATACGGCTGGTTGTAG
- the pepN gene encoding aminopeptidase N codes for MAGNLTRDEARERARLLTVQSYQVELDLTEGEERYESITTVHFTSDRPGAGTFIDLHGAHVRKVVLNGRDLDVRTYDADKGRFPLPDLAERNELRVDADCSYMRTGEGLHRFVDPVDQQIYLHSQFETADAHRMYACFDQPDLKATFELAVLAPAGWEVVSNGAPDSVEELEEHHGRHGTLQAARRWHFPPTPPMSTYITALIAGPYAVVRDEHDGIPLGVYVRRSLAEHLDPENIFEVTKQGFDFFHRVFGLRYPFGKYDQLFVPEFNAGAMENAGAVTFLEDYVFRSRVTDAIIERRAETILHEMAHMWFGDLVTMRWWDDLWLNESFATYMSVLCQAEATRWGQGAWTTFANVEKSWAYRQDQLPSTHPIAADIPDMQAVEVNFDGITYAKGASVLKQLVAYVGLDNFLAGVRDYFNEHAWKNTTLQDLLSALERTSGRDLSSWSKEWLETSGVNTLRPSFTTDDEGRFLGFEVLQEATPEHPTLRSHRVAVGLYSLREGVLTRTRRVELDIVGARTAVPELVGETRPDLVLINDDDLTYAKIRLDERSLQTLVNGGITAFTESLPRALCWSAAWDMTRDAEMATRDYVRLVVSGIDSVRDITVVQTVLRQARQAVQQYADPAWRATGLGELATALRRLVASAEPGSDHQLAYVNALAATATSEEDLAFLKGVLDGAEVPEGLAVDTDLRWTLVHGLVSRGVLGAADIDAELARDATATGERSAANARAAIPDPEAKARSWASIVGGELSGALLRSTILGFVDPHHPELLEPYGDRYFEEVGRIWSEWTSDMAQNFAIGCYPALLIRPETVARTQDLISAQQPPHALRRLLLEGADGVSRALRAQARDASA; via the coding sequence GTGGCAGGGAATCTGACACGTGACGAGGCTCGCGAGCGTGCTCGGCTGCTCACGGTCCAGTCCTACCAGGTCGAACTCGACCTGACGGAGGGCGAGGAGCGGTACGAGAGCATCACGACGGTCCATTTCACGTCCGACCGGCCGGGGGCGGGCACGTTCATCGACCTGCACGGCGCCCACGTGCGGAAGGTGGTGCTGAACGGCCGGGATCTCGACGTGCGGACCTACGACGCCGACAAGGGCCGCTTCCCGCTGCCGGACCTGGCCGAGCGCAACGAACTGCGCGTCGACGCCGACTGCTCGTACATGCGCACGGGCGAGGGGTTGCACCGCTTCGTCGACCCGGTCGACCAGCAGATCTACCTGCACAGCCAGTTCGAGACGGCGGACGCGCACCGGATGTACGCCTGCTTCGACCAGCCCGATCTGAAGGCGACCTTCGAGCTCGCCGTCCTCGCGCCCGCCGGGTGGGAGGTCGTGTCGAACGGCGCCCCCGACTCGGTCGAGGAGCTGGAGGAGCACCACGGGCGGCACGGCACGCTGCAGGCCGCCAGGCGCTGGCACTTCCCGCCGACCCCTCCGATGTCGACGTACATCACGGCTCTCATCGCCGGGCCGTACGCGGTCGTGCGGGACGAGCACGACGGCATCCCGCTCGGCGTCTACGTGCGGCGCTCGCTGGCCGAGCACCTCGACCCGGAGAACATCTTCGAAGTCACCAAGCAGGGCTTCGACTTCTTCCACCGCGTCTTCGGCCTGCGCTACCCGTTCGGCAAGTACGACCAGCTCTTCGTGCCGGAGTTCAACGCGGGCGCGATGGAGAACGCCGGCGCGGTGACGTTCCTGGAGGACTACGTCTTCCGCTCGCGGGTCACCGACGCGATCATCGAGCGCCGGGCCGAGACGATCCTGCACGAGATGGCCCACATGTGGTTCGGCGACCTCGTCACCATGCGGTGGTGGGACGACCTGTGGCTGAACGAGTCGTTCGCCACCTACATGTCGGTGCTGTGCCAGGCCGAGGCCACCCGCTGGGGCCAGGGCGCGTGGACGACGTTCGCCAACGTGGAGAAGTCCTGGGCCTACCGGCAGGACCAGCTCCCCTCCACCCACCCCATCGCGGCCGACATCCCCGACATGCAGGCCGTCGAGGTCAACTTCGACGGCATCACGTACGCCAAGGGCGCCTCGGTGCTCAAGCAGCTCGTCGCCTACGTCGGGCTGGACAACTTCCTGGCCGGCGTGCGCGACTACTTCAACGAGCACGCCTGGAAGAACACCACCCTGCAGGACCTGCTGTCGGCGCTGGAGCGCACCTCGGGCCGCGACCTGTCGTCCTGGTCGAAGGAGTGGCTGGAGACCTCCGGCGTCAACACCCTGCGGCCGTCGTTCACCACCGACGACGAGGGCCGGTTCCTCGGCTTCGAGGTCCTGCAGGAGGCCACGCCGGAGCACCCGACGCTGCGCTCGCACCGCGTCGCCGTCGGCCTGTACTCCCTGCGGGAGGGCGTGCTCACCAGGACCAGGCGGGTCGAGCTCGACATCGTCGGGGCGCGCACCGCCGTGCCCGAGCTGGTCGGCGAGACGCGGCCCGACCTCGTGCTGATCAACGACGACGACCTCACGTACGCGAAGATCCGGCTCGACGAGCGGTCGCTGCAGACGCTCGTGAACGGCGGGATCACCGCGTTCACCGAGTCGCTGCCGCGCGCCCTGTGCTGGTCGGCCGCCTGGGACATGACCCGGGACGCCGAGATGGCCACCCGCGACTACGTCCGGCTGGTCGTGTCCGGCATCGACTCGGTGCGTGACATCACCGTGGTCCAGACGGTGCTGCGCCAGGCCCGCCAGGCCGTGCAGCAGTACGCCGATCCCGCGTGGCGGGCGACCGGCCTGGGCGAGCTCGCCACCGCGCTGCGCCGTCTCGTCGCCTCGGCGGAGCCGGGCTCGGACCACCAGCTCGCCTACGTCAACGCCCTGGCCGCGACCGCGACCTCCGAGGAGGACCTGGCGTTCCTCAAGGGCGTGCTGGACGGCGCCGAGGTGCCCGAGGGCCTGGCCGTCGACACCGACCTGCGCTGGACGCTCGTCCACGGGCTGGTGTCCCGCGGGGTCCTCGGCGCCGCCGACATCGACGCCGAGCTGGCCCGCGACGCCACCGCGACCGGCGAGCGCTCGGCGGCCAACGCCCGGGCGGCGATCCCGGACCCCGAGGCCAAGGCCCGGTCCTGGGCGTCCATCGTGGGAGGCGAGCTGAGCGGCGCCCTGCTGCGCTCCACGATCCTCGGCTTCGTGGACCCGCACCACCCCGAGCTGCTGGAGCCGTACGGCGACCGGTACTTCGAGGAGGTCGGGCGGATCTGGAGCGAGTGGACCTCCGACATGGCGCAGAACTTCGCGATCGGGTGCTACCCGGCCCTGCTGATCCGCCCGGAGACCGTGGCGAGGACGCAGGACCTCATCAGCGCCCAGCAGCCGCCGCACGCGCTGCGGCGCCTGCTCCTGGAGGGCGCCGACGGCGTCAGCCGGGCGCTGCGCGCCCAGGCGCGCGACGCCTCCGCGTGA
- a CDS encoding DUF2207 family protein has product MAAWMAAAAVTGLWLLLLLALAALTRNPDVEAGPATANLAPQSPAVVDLITGGWRLCDEAASATLLDLAARGVVGVEEIGPELSLVRMRGGPGGLRPYERLVYDHVRALAVDGAVATGALAEGSRDLGRWWKSFRRKVIAEAREQGLSRPRWSRAHATLLTAAAALPAAVIGVAANISDKDHEAGIGAAVVSFAGLLALMGRLNGERGTAEGARAAAHWLGVRAHLGATGRFAEQPAASVTIWGRHLAYAAALGLAPRAVTSLPVSTPADDSRAWSDYGGMWHVVHVRYPSRLLWGRPPGSTAVRGLAAGWFTGFFSWMLLVVASAFDVWPRGLVVPAALAVGLAVAGTPILFALTDLTGPVTVEGQIVRLRCFQDGNKSGDNAKWTYWCAIDEGRASEVRAREVRAMCLSGDMWAPLREGDRVRAAAGRRTGWIRRIEVVEGSRLRNAASYDDTGEHQVDAPENLGEVRILPDPAAYRPIDQTRPYRHRRHE; this is encoded by the coding sequence ATGGCTGCCTGGATGGCCGCCGCGGCGGTGACCGGCCTGTGGCTGCTGCTCCTGCTCGCGCTCGCCGCATTGACGAGGAACCCGGACGTCGAGGCGGGGCCGGCCACCGCGAACCTCGCTCCCCAGTCCCCCGCGGTGGTCGACCTGATCACCGGCGGCTGGCGGCTGTGCGACGAGGCGGCCTCGGCGACCCTGCTGGACCTCGCGGCGAGGGGCGTCGTCGGCGTCGAGGAGATCGGGCCGGAGCTGTCGCTCGTCCGGATGCGGGGCGGCCCGGGCGGCCTGCGCCCGTACGAACGGCTCGTCTACGACCACGTCCGCGCGCTGGCCGTCGACGGGGCGGTGGCCACGGGCGCGCTGGCCGAGGGCTCGCGCGACCTCGGCCGCTGGTGGAAGAGCTTCCGCCGCAAAGTGATCGCCGAGGCCCGGGAGCAGGGCCTGTCCCGGCCGCGCTGGAGCAGGGCGCACGCGACGCTCCTCACCGCCGCGGCGGCGCTGCCGGCTGCGGTGATCGGCGTCGCGGCGAACATCTCCGACAAGGACCACGAGGCCGGGATCGGCGCGGCGGTCGTCTCCTTCGCCGGTCTCCTGGCGCTCATGGGGCGGCTCAACGGCGAGCGCGGCACGGCCGAGGGGGCCAGGGCCGCCGCCCACTGGCTCGGCGTCCGCGCGCACCTGGGGGCGACCGGGCGGTTCGCCGAACAGCCCGCCGCCTCGGTCACGATCTGGGGCCGCCACCTCGCGTACGCCGCCGCCCTCGGCCTGGCGCCGCGGGCCGTCACGAGCCTGCCGGTCAGCACCCCGGCCGACGACAGCCGGGCGTGGTCCGACTACGGCGGCATGTGGCACGTCGTCCACGTCCGCTATCCGTCCCGCCTCCTGTGGGGCCGGCCGCCGGGGTCGACCGCCGTGCGGGGCCTCGCGGCCGGCTGGTTCACCGGCTTCTTCTCCTGGATGCTCCTCGTGGTCGCCTCCGCCTTCGACGTGTGGCCGCGCGGGCTCGTCGTGCCCGCCGCCCTCGCCGTGGGCCTGGCGGTCGCCGGGACGCCGATCCTGTTCGCGCTCACCGACCTGACCGGCCCGGTCACCGTGGAGGGCCAGATCGTGCGGCTGCGGTGTTTCCAGGACGGCAACAAGAGCGGCGACAACGCCAAGTGGACCTACTGGTGCGCGATCGACGAGGGACGTGCCAGCGAGGTCAGGGCCCGCGAGGTCAGGGCGATGTGCCTGAGCGGGGACATGTGGGCGCCCCTGCGCGAGGGCGACAGGGTGCGGGCCGCGGCGGGCCGCAGGACCGGCTGGATCAGGCGGATCGAGGTCGTCGAGGGCTCACGCCTCCGGAACGCCGCCTCCTACGACGACACCGGCGAGCACCAGGTGGACGCGCCGGAGAACCTGGGCGAGGTGCGGATCCTGCCCGATCCCGCCGCCTACCGGCCAATTGATCAAACCCGCCCATACCGCCACCGGCGTCATGAGTAG
- the def gene encoding peptide deformylase encodes MREIRYVGDPVLRTPAEPVTDFDRELRRLVDEMFAVMYQADGVGLAGPQIGVGRRLFVYDISNRKGHVVNPELTIDDPGEVVEEEGCLSVPGKETGKPLYAPTVRAAGVTLRGVDKLGRPVAVKARGMLARCFQHEFDHLEGTLYVDRLGKDERRRILLQAP; translated from the coding sequence ATGCGCGAGATCCGCTACGTCGGCGACCCCGTCCTGCGTACCCCCGCGGAGCCCGTGACCGACTTCGACAGGGAGCTGCGCCGCCTGGTCGACGAGATGTTCGCGGTGATGTACCAGGCCGACGGCGTGGGACTGGCCGGGCCGCAGATCGGGGTGGGCCGCCGGCTGTTCGTCTACGACATCAGCAACCGCAAGGGCCACGTGGTCAACCCGGAGCTGACGATCGACGACCCCGGAGAGGTGGTCGAGGAGGAGGGCTGCCTGTCGGTGCCGGGCAAGGAGACCGGCAAGCCGCTCTACGCCCCCACCGTCCGCGCCGCCGGGGTCACGCTGCGCGGGGTCGACAAGCTCGGCCGGCCCGTGGCGGTCAAGGCCCGCGGCATGCTCGCCCGGTGCTTCCAGCACGAGTTCGACCACCTCGAGGGCACGCTGTACGTCGACCGGCTGGGCAAGGACGAGCGCCGCAGGATCCTCCTCCAGGCGCCCTGA
- a CDS encoding LemA family protein gives MIVTLAVVAVLVATLVSVYNRLVRGRNAVDNAWAQIDVQLKRRHDLVPNLVETVKGYAAHERATLESVVAARSRAIGAQGPAEQAAAENMLSGALKSLFAVAEAYPDLKASGNFAELQQELATTENRIAYSRQYYNDAVLTYNNAIQTVPANIVAGMTGFAPREYFRAPGEERGPVQVRF, from the coding sequence ATGATCGTCACCCTCGCCGTCGTGGCCGTCCTCGTCGCCACGCTCGTCTCCGTCTACAACCGCCTCGTACGTGGTCGCAACGCCGTCGACAACGCCTGGGCGCAGATCGACGTGCAGCTCAAGCGCCGCCACGACCTCGTCCCCAACCTCGTGGAGACCGTCAAGGGCTACGCCGCCCACGAGCGGGCCACGCTGGAGTCCGTCGTCGCGGCCCGCTCCCGGGCGATCGGCGCCCAGGGCCCCGCGGAGCAGGCGGCGGCCGAGAACATGCTGTCCGGCGCGCTGAAGAGCCTGTTCGCCGTGGCGGAGGCCTACCCCGACCTCAAGGCGAGCGGCAACTTCGCGGAACTGCAGCAGGAGCTCGCCACCACCGAGAACCGGATCGCCTACTCGCGGCAGTACTACAACGACGCCGTGCTGACCTACAACAACGCGATCCAGACGGTGCCCGCCAACATCGTGGCGGGGATGACCGGCTTCGCGCCCCGCGAGTACTTCCGGGCTCCCGGCGAGGAGCGCGGTCCCGTACAGGTTCGGTTCTGA
- a CDS encoding aldehyde dehydrogenase family protein, whose amino-acid sequence MRQIYVNGDWAPSSSREAVEVLNPATEEVVDRVPAGSAADVESAVAAARAAFPSWAAAEPAERAALLGTAAALLRDRAREIAATIATDMGAPLPLALKVQTLMPAEVLASYADLAKRYDFDGGRVGNSLIVREPVGVVGAITPWNYPLHQVVCKVAPALAAGCTVVLKPSEVAPLAAYAFADILHEAGLPPGVFNMVSGYGPVVGEALAAHPGVDMVSFTGSTRAGRRVAALAAGTVKRVALELGGKSANVILPGADLEKAVKNGVAGAYLNSGQTCSALTRMLVHLDQYDEAVRLAVEAAAKYVPGDPFAEGTRLGPLVSAAQRDRVVGYLNRGQEEGARLMLGGTGNPVGRGYYVEPAVFAGVSPGMAVEQEEIFGPVLSIIPFATADEAVEIANGTPYGLSGAVWAGTEEEALAVARRLRTGQVAVNGGRFNPMAPFGGYKQSGVGRELGESGLEEFLETKAVHL is encoded by the coding sequence ATGCGTCAGATCTACGTGAACGGGGACTGGGCGCCGTCCTCCTCGCGCGAGGCGGTCGAGGTCCTCAACCCGGCGACGGAGGAGGTCGTGGACCGGGTGCCCGCGGGGTCGGCCGCCGACGTGGAGTCCGCGGTCGCCGCCGCCCGTGCCGCCTTCCCGTCCTGGGCGGCGGCGGAGCCCGCCGAGCGCGCCGCGCTCCTCGGGACGGCCGCCGCGCTGCTCAGGGACCGCGCCCGGGAGATCGCGGCGACGATCGCCACCGACATGGGCGCGCCGCTGCCGCTCGCGCTGAAGGTGCAGACGCTGATGCCCGCCGAGGTGCTCGCCTCCTACGCCGACCTCGCCAAGCGGTACGACTTCGACGGCGGGCGGGTGGGCAACTCGCTGATCGTCCGCGAGCCGGTCGGGGTGGTCGGCGCGATCACGCCGTGGAACTACCCGCTCCACCAGGTCGTCTGCAAGGTGGCCCCGGCCCTGGCGGCCGGCTGCACGGTGGTGCTCAAGCCGAGCGAGGTCGCGCCGCTCGCGGCGTACGCGTTCGCGGACATCCTGCACGAGGCCGGCCTGCCGCCCGGCGTGTTCAACATGGTGAGCGGGTACGGCCCGGTGGTCGGCGAGGCCCTCGCCGCGCACCCCGGCGTGGACATGGTCTCCTTCACCGGCTCCACCAGGGCCGGGCGCAGGGTCGCCGCGCTCGCGGCCGGGACGGTCAAGCGGGTGGCCCTGGAGCTGGGCGGCAAGTCGGCGAACGTCATCCTCCCCGGCGCCGACCTGGAGAAGGCGGTGAAGAACGGGGTGGCCGGGGCCTACCTCAACTCTGGCCAGACCTGCTCGGCGCTGACCCGGATGCTCGTCCACCTGGACCAGTACGACGAGGCGGTCCGGCTGGCCGTGGAGGCGGCGGCGAAATACGTCCCGGGCGACCCGTTCGCCGAGGGCACCCGGCTCGGCCCGCTGGTGTCCGCGGCCCAGCGCGACCGGGTGGTCGGATATCTCAACCGGGGCCAGGAGGAGGGGGCCCGCCTCATGCTCGGCGGGACCGGCAACCCCGTGGGCCGCGGTTACTACGTCGAGCCCGCGGTCTTCGCCGGGGTGTCGCCGGGCATGGCCGTCGAGCAGGAGGAGATCTTCGGCCCGGTGCTGTCGATCATCCCCTTCGCCACCGCGGACGAGGCCGTCGAGATCGCCAACGGCACGCCGTACGGGCTGTCGGGAGCGGTCTGGGCGGGCACCGAGGAGGAGGCGCTCGCGGTCGCCCGCCGGCTGCGCACGGGCCAGGTGGCGGTCAACGGCGGCCGGTTCAACCCGATGGCGCCCTTCGGCGGCTACAAGCAGTCGGGCGTCGGGCGTGAGCTCGGCGAGTCCGGCCTGGAGGAGTTCCTGGAGACCAAGGCGGTCCACCTGTAG
- a CDS encoding ribose-5-phosphate isomerase, translated as MRVYIGADHAGYELKNHLVSWLKEQGHDVEDCGPHVYDAEDDYPPFVLRAAQGVVAAEGSLGVVIGGSGNGEQIAANKVRGVRAALAWSEDTARLAREHNDANVIGIGARMHTPEEAARFVEVFLGTAFSGAERHARRIRQLAEYETTGELPPLPA; from the coding sequence GTGCGTGTCTACATCGGTGCCGACCATGCCGGCTACGAGCTCAAGAACCACCTGGTCTCCTGGCTGAAGGAGCAGGGCCACGACGTGGAGGACTGCGGCCCCCACGTCTACGACGCGGAGGACGACTACCCGCCGTTCGTGCTGCGCGCCGCGCAGGGCGTGGTCGCCGCCGAGGGCAGCCTCGGGGTGGTGATCGGCGGCTCGGGGAACGGCGAGCAGATCGCCGCCAACAAGGTGCGCGGGGTGCGCGCCGCGCTCGCCTGGAGCGAGGACACGGCCCGGCTCGCCCGCGAGCACAACGACGCCAACGTCATCGGCATCGGCGCGCGGATGCACACGCCGGAGGAGGCGGCCCGGTTCGTCGAGGTCTTCCTCGGCACGGCGTTCTCGGGCGCCGAGCGGCACGCCCGGCGGATCCGCCAGCTCGCCGAGTACGAGACGACCGGCGAACTGCCGCCGCTGCCCGCCTGA